The Ruminococcus bovis genome includes a region encoding these proteins:
- a CDS encoding S1C family serine protease, which yields MYDNNNYNNFNGTNGGEPPVNNQNDDLDLTNEFTQEDYQQSNNQNYYNNQNSNQGFNPDYSVGNNHQSYGNDPYSDSESYRERHSFFENSQQNVAPNYNETVNSYEWGATPNNGQNNPRNFNHKTVKKEKKPVTRSTVAIALVACFLIASVFGVGGGVGTYYLLANKNSTTTGLNVTKSSSTGGTDSTNGTALSTKDITSKVADSVVEIVTESVSYSFYGQAVSQGAGSGVIIDKDGYIVTNHHVIENERSIKVTLKNGNEYTAKLIGSDSDKDVALLKIEPKSDDNLTAAVFGDSDKLAVGDKAVAIGNPLGELGGTVTDGIISALDREVTIDNNSMNLLQTNAAINPGNSGGGLFDGQGNLIGIVVAKASSSSSNESVEGLGFAIPINDVESILNDLKKYGYVKGKPGAIGVVMQDYMDMVYVYSVTENSQADKAGLQKGDKIMSINGEKVSSSADVKKIVTNSKAGDKLKFVVERNGSQKTLTVTIKEASKSETNSNSSNSSNNSSDNSSNIYGNGGSDSYNDSYGSDNSSNGSNEDSVWNYFN from the coding sequence ATGTATGATAATAACAATTACAACAACTTTAACGGTACAAATGGTGGCGAACCACCGGTAAATAATCAAAATGATGATTTGGATTTAACTAACGAATTTACTCAGGAAGATTATCAACAGTCTAACAACCAAAATTATTACAATAATCAAAACAGTAACCAAGGTTTTAACCCTGACTATAGTGTAGGTAACAATCATCAAAGCTATGGCAATGACCCATATAGTGACAGTGAGTCTTATAGAGAAAGACATTCTTTCTTTGAAAACAGTCAGCAAAATGTTGCTCCTAACTATAACGAAACTGTTAACTCATATGAATGGGGAGCTACTCCAAATAATGGACAGAATAACCCTAGAAACTTTAACCACAAAACGGTTAAGAAAGAAAAGAAGCCTGTAACAAGAAGTACAGTAGCTATTGCATTGGTTGCTTGTTTCTTAATTGCATCAGTATTTGGTGTAGGCGGTGGTGTTGGTACTTATTACCTACTGGCAAATAAAAATTCAACAACTACAGGTCTTAATGTAACAAAGAGTAGTTCAACAGGTGGCACAGACTCAACAAACGGTACTGCACTTTCAACAAAGGATATTACAAGCAAAGTTGCTGACTCAGTAGTAGAAATTGTTACAGAATCTGTTTCATATTCGTTCTACGGTCAGGCAGTATCTCAGGGTGCAGGTTCAGGTGTAATTATTGATAAGGATGGTTACATTGTTACTAACCATCATGTTATTGAAAATGAAAGGTCAATTAAAGTTACTCTAAAGAACGGTAACGAATATACTGCAAAGCTAATCGGTTCTGACTCAGACAAGGATGTTGCTTTACTAAAGATTGAACCAAAGAGTGACGATAACCTAACTGCTGCAGTATTTGGCGATAGCGATAAACTTGCAGTAGGTGACAAGGCAGTTGCTATCGGTAACCCTCTAGGTGAACTTGGTGGTACAGTTACAGACGGTATCATCTCAGCACTGGATAGAGAAGTAACAATTGATAACAACAGTATGAACCTGCTACAGACAAATGCAGCTATTAACCCGGGTAACTCAGGTGGTGGCCTATTTGACGGTCAAGGTAACCTAATCGGTATTGTTGTAGCAAAGGCATCAAGCAGTAGCTCTAACGAAAGTGTTGAAGGTTTGGGCTTTGCTATCCCTATTAATGATGTTGAGTCTATCCTAAATGACCTAAAGAAATACGGTTATGTTAAGGGTAAGCCGGGTGCTATCGGTGTAGTAATGCAAGATTATATGGATATGGTTTATGTTTATTCTGTAACAGAAAATAGTCAGGCTGATAAAGCAGGTCTACAGAAGGGTGACAAGATTATGAGCATCAACGGAGAAAAGGTTTCTTCAAGTGCTGATGTTAAGAAAATTGTTACTAACTCAAAGGCTGGAGATAAGCTAAAGTTTGTTGTTGAAAGAAACGGCTCTCAAAAGACTTTAACTGTTACAATTAAAGAAGCATCAAAGAGTGAAACAAATTCAAACAGCAGTAACTCAAGCAACAACAGTTCAGATAATTCAAGCAATATCTACGGCAATGGTGGTAGCGACTCATATAACGATTCATATGGTAGTGACAACTCATCAAACGGTAGTAACGAAGACTCTGTATGGAACTACTTCAATTAA
- a CDS encoding HD domain-containing protein: protein MEIKNFMDIMNLTSQLKDNTRHSWSPKGKKESVAEHSWRLTVMAYFTKDEFPNVDNDKVIKMCLLHDMGEAFTGDIPSFYKTENDENKEEEILLNWVSTLPEPYNKELFCLYDEMIKQETEEAKVYKALDKLEASISHNEAPISTWIDIEYKLNPVYGYEECQFNPYLKRLQNKIKEIALDKIENEGKI from the coding sequence ATGGAAATCAAAAATTTTATGGATATAATGAATTTAACTTCCCAACTAAAAGACAACACAAGACACAGCTGGTCACCTAAAGGTAAAAAAGAAAGTGTTGCCGAACATTCTTGGAGACTAACTGTTATGGCTTATTTCACTAAGGATGAATTTCCTAATGTGGATAATGATAAGGTTATAAAAATGTGTTTACTTCACGATATGGGTGAAGCCTTTACCGGGGATATTCCGTCATTTTACAAAACTGAAAATGATGAAAACAAGGAAGAAGAAATTTTACTTAACTGGGTTAGCACCTTACCTGAACCATACAACAAGGAACTTTTCTGTCTTTATGATGAAATGATTAAGCAAGAAACTGAGGAAGCTAAGGTGTATAAAGCACTGGATAAGCTAGAGGCATCTATATCTCACAATGAAGCTCCAATTAGCACTTGGATTGATATTGAATACAAGCTAAATCCTGTTTACGGATATGAAGAATGTCAGTTCAATCCATACCTAAAAAGACTTCAAAACAAGATAAAAGAAATTGCCCTTGATAAAATTGAAAATGAAGGAAAAATATAG
- a CDS encoding integrase core domain-containing protein, giving the protein MKSPFEIELNKLGINHKLIPPRTPWHNGKVERSHRNDQRYFYDWETFKNIEELNTKLKGHLEWSNNKTMRTLEYKSPMQLLSEKLELKSIN; this is encoded by the coding sequence GTGAAAAGTCCTTTTGAAATAGAATTGAACAAATTAGGTATAAATCATAAATTAATACCACCACGAACACCTTGGCACAATGGGAAGGTAGAAAGAAGTCATAGAAACGACCAAAGATATTTCTATGATTGGGAAACATTCAAAAATATTGAAGAATTAAATACAAAGTTAAAAGGACATTTAGAATGGAGTAATAACAAGACAATGAGAACACTTGAATACAAAAGTCCAATGCAGTTATTGAGTGAAAAGTTAGAATTGAAATCCATTAACTGA
- a CDS encoding YoaK family protein: MTLKKKKISLVLHSIMCVMGGFMGGYAIFCRMSNFGNAQTANLIEIITGIVGKDFFDVMLRLIGLGIYVSAIIICVVLRLKTGINLNAYSIMVDGAGLILLPLIPAHINPIIGILPIFFMMSTQWSVFHGVGKFNSSTIFSTNNIKQCTTSFAEYLITKDKHMLRKGKFYGNTLFWFHIGVAIGAILSSIFGTYASWFGFPIPLVAFFVNVYADKIDHVTHLEQHTF, translated from the coding sequence ATGACTTTGAAAAAGAAAAAAATATCACTGGTTCTCCATAGTATTATGTGTGTTATGGGTGGCTTTATGGGTGGCTATGCTATCTTTTGCAGAATGAGTAACTTTGGTAACGCACAGACAGCCAACCTAATTGAAATTATTACCGGAATAGTTGGTAAAGATTTCTTTGATGTAATGTTAAGGTTAATTGGTTTAGGAATATATGTTTCAGCCATTATAATATGTGTTGTGTTAAGGCTAAAAACCGGTATCAACCTAAATGCATATTCAATTATGGTTGATGGTGCAGGACTGATACTTCTTCCTTTGATACCTGCCCATATTAATCCTATAATAGGTATACTTCCAATATTCTTTATGATGTCAACTCAGTGGAGTGTTTTCCATGGTGTCGGCAAGTTTAACAGTTCCACAATTTTCTCAACAAACAACATAAAACAATGCACTACCTCATTTGCTGAATATTTAATTACCAAAGACAAGCATATGCTTAGAAAAGGTAAATTCTATGGCAATACTCTTTTTTGGTTTCATATTGGTGTTGCAATAGGTGCAATTCTAAGCAGTATTTTCGGTACATATGCAAGTTGGTTTGGCTTTCCTATTCCACTTGTTGCTTTCTTTGTAAATGTTTACGCTGACAAAATCGACCATGTTACTCACCTTGAACAACATACATTCTAA
- a CDS encoding DUF4190 domain-containing protein, with amino-acid sequence MDENFNNQQNNQQNNQYNQQNEQYNQQYNQPQYNQQQYNQPQYNQQQYNQPQYNQPNNYNNYNNYAPNQYQQPQDNSRGLAIASLVLGIVSFFCCGSVCSIVGIVLGVLSRKKKPTDNGMATAGIVLSIIALAIWAIYFIYVLVVYGSFSAVYNTSRYY; translated from the coding sequence ATGGACGAAAACTTTAACAATCAGCAAAATAATCAGCAAAACAATCAGTATAATCAACAGAATGAACAGTACAATCAGCAGTATAATCAGCCACAGTACAATCAACAACAGTATAATCAGCCTCAGTACAATCAGCAACAGTATAATCAGCCTCAGTACAATCAGCCAAATAACTACAACAATTATAACAACTATGCTCCTAACCAGTATCAGCAACCTCAGGACAATAGCAGAGGCCTTGCTATTGCTTCATTAGTTCTAGGTATTGTTTCTTTCTTCTGTTGTGGTTCAGTTTGCTCAATTGTAGGTATTGTCCTTGGTGTTCTTTCTCGTAAGAAAAAGCCAACAGATAACGGTATGGCTACTGCAGGTATTGTACTTTCAATTATTGCACTTGCAATATGGGCAATTTACTTCATTTATGTACTAGTAGTTTATGGTTCATTTAGTGCTGTATATAATACTAGTAGATATTATTAA
- a CDS encoding heavy metal-binding domain-containing protein, with protein sequence MFISTTETVPGMNYQILGVVQGNTVQSKDFVSDFKQGFKSIVGGELNEYTEMMNTARGVALDRMVNQAIQMGADGVIGIRYTTSSILQQSSEILAYGTAIKFVY encoded by the coding sequence ATGTTTATTTCAACAACAGAAACAGTACCGGGTATGAATTATCAAATTCTTGGTGTTGTACAGGGTAACACAGTACAGTCAAAGGACTTTGTAAGTGACTTTAAACAAGGTTTTAAGAGCATTGTCGGTGGTGAACTAAATGAGTATACAGAAATGATGAATACTGCAAGAGGTGTTGCTCTAGACAGAATGGTTAATCAGGCAATTCAGATGGGTGCTGACGGTGTTATTGGTATTAGATACACAACATCATCAATTTTACAACAAAGCTCTGAAATCTTAGCATATGGAACTGCTATTAAGTTCGTTTATTAA
- the bsh gene encoding choloylglycine hydrolase: MCTSATYKTNDFYFGRTLDYEFSYGEVVAITPRNYPINFHFMGEVKNHYAMIGMAHIANDYPLYYDAINEKGLGMAGLNFVGNAKYYDVDKDKENVAQYEFINYILSQCANVTEVKKKLKNINITATQFNENYPLAQLHYIVADKESCIVVETMEDGMHIYDNKVGVLTNNPPYPQQMFMLNNYMGLSPKQPENTFSQNEKLDFTQYSRGMGALGLPGDLSSASRFARVAFVKMNSKSSPEENSSVSQFFHILNSVDQQRGCCEVTEGKYEITIYTSCCNCDKGIYYYTTYDNHQITAIDMHKENLDSDTLISYPIIINENIKYQN, translated from the coding sequence ATGTGTACATCAGCAACATACAAGACAAATGATTTTTATTTTGGCAGAACACTTGATTATGAATTTTCTTATGGTGAAGTAGTAGCAATAACACCTAGAAATTATCCTATTAATTTTCACTTTATGGGTGAAGTGAAGAATCACTATGCTATGATTGGTATGGCTCATATTGCAAATGATTATCCACTGTATTATGATGCAATTAATGAAAAAGGTCTTGGTATGGCAGGTCTTAATTTTGTTGGTAATGCAAAGTATTATGATGTTGATAAGGATAAAGAAAATGTAGCACAGTATGAGTTTATTAACTATATTCTCAGTCAATGTGCAAATGTTACAGAGGTAAAGAAAAAGCTAAAGAATATAAATATTACTGCAACTCAGTTTAATGAAAATTACCCTTTAGCTCAATTACACTATATTGTTGCTGATAAGGAAAGTTGTATTGTTGTAGAAACAATGGAAGATGGTATGCACATTTATGATAATAAAGTAGGTGTCTTAACAAATAACCCTCCATATCCTCAGCAAATGTTTATGCTTAATAACTATATGGGACTTTCTCCTAAACAACCGGAAAATACTTTTTCTCAAAATGAAAAGTTAGATTTCACTCAGTATAGTAGGGGAATGGGTGCTTTAGGTTTACCCGGGGACTTATCATCAGCATCAAGATTTGCCAGAGTTGCATTTGTGAAAATGAACAGTAAATCTTCTCCGGAAGAAAATTCAAGTGTAAGTCAGTTTTTCCATATTCTAAATTCAGTTGACCAACAAAGAGGCTGTTGTGAAGTAACTGAGGGTAAGTATGAGATTACAATTTATACTTCTTGTTGTAATTGTGATAAGGGTATTTACTACTATACAACATATGATAACCACCAGATTACTGCAATAGATATGCATAAGGAAAATTTAGACAGTGATACACTTATCAGTTATCCGATAATCATTAATGAAAATATAAAATATCAAAATTAG
- a CDS encoding Ig-like domain-containing protein — MKKLISLFLVAVLSLSVMIFDAINRERVSESRSKIVMDKELMDYAMLRCKELAIKFSHDRPNGESFYSAFDRAYGEDIFTGSSSTDYVIEQWLQNSSSRKDILTDYYKSVGVGAVEVDGSFYWVLIFGIDKENNLIVDRTNYDVEANDSGLVSFKKSLIEARIRFGNTSLCKNNSTRATISFYNGISYTQIDPSSVTFDSSNKNVCVINKLGKILGLEQGKSTISVTLNGDNYPFLEQDFYVNGEVEDVTLNRSSYTYYRTNKSGSLKLSARVTPYNAGNTRVTWKSGNNRVATVDSNGRVTMKGKGTAKITATSVDSPRVSDSCTVKVVQRVTGIKLNKNTISLKKKKSYRLKATCSPSNANRRSVTWKSYNTKVAKVDKNGKVTGVKKGKTTVRATACDGSKKYANCTVKVS, encoded by the coding sequence ATGAAAAAGTTGATTTCCTTATTTTTAGTTGCAGTTTTATCATTATCAGTTATGATTTTTGATGCAATAAATAGAGAGCGTGTTTCAGAATCAAGAAGCAAAATTGTAATGGACAAGGAACTTATGGATTACGCAATGTTGCGATGTAAAGAACTTGCTATTAAGTTCTCTCATGACCGTCCAAATGGCGAAAGTTTCTATTCTGCTTTTGACAGAGCTTATGGTGAAGATATTTTTACCGGTTCTTCATCAACCGATTATGTTATTGAACAGTGGCTACAAAACAGTAGTAGTAGAAAAGATATTCTTACAGACTACTATAAAAGTGTAGGTGTAGGTGCTGTAGAAGTTGATGGTTCTTTTTATTGGGTTTTAATCTTTGGTATTGATAAAGAAAACAATCTAATTGTTGATAGAACTAATTATGATGTTGAAGCAAATGATTCAGGTCTTGTATCTTTTAAAAAATCTTTAATCGAAGCAAGAATTCGTTTTGGTAATACTTCACTTTGTAAGAATAACTCTACCAGAGCAACAATATCTTTTTATAATGGTATTTCCTATACACAGATTGACCCTAGTTCAGTAACATTTGATTCATCAAACAAGAATGTTTGTGTAATCAATAAGTTAGGTAAAATTTTAGGACTTGAACAAGGCAAGAGTACAATTTCTGTTACATTAAATGGCGATAATTACCCGTTCCTTGAACAAGATTTTTATGTTAATGGTGAAGTAGAGGATGTTACCCTAAATCGCAGTAGCTATACATATTATAGAACCAACAAGTCCGGTTCACTGAAGCTTTCTGCAAGAGTAACACCATACAATGCAGGTAATACAAGAGTTACTTGGAAATCAGGCAACAATAGAGTTGCAACAGTTGATTCTAACGGTAGAGTTACTATGAAAGGTAAGGGTACTGCGAAAATCACTGCAACTTCTGTTGATAGTCCAAGGGTTAGTGATTCTTGTACTGTTAAGGTTGTACAAAGAGTTACCGGAATAAAGTTAAATAAAAATACTATTTCTTTAAAAAAGAAAAAGTCCTATAGACTTAAGGCTACCTGTTCACCGTCAAATGCAAATCGTAGGTCTGTTACCTGGAAATCTTACAACACTAAGGTTGCCAAAGTTGATAAAAACGGCAAAGTTACCGGTGTGAAAAAGGGCAAAACTACTGTTAGAGCAACAGCCTGTGACGGTAGCAAAAAGTACGCAAATTGTACTGTTAAGGTTAGCTAA
- a CDS encoding transposase family protein has protein sequence MIYAAKRMGLVKYKKTKKKSRNHRRYPELLIPGEKVQIDVKEVPYNCLRGKALRDGKHFYQWTAIDECTRMRFVYGFEEHTPENSTKFLKMLLKEFPFKIKRFKQITEESSHINIKAVK, from the coding sequence ATGATATATGCTGCAAAAAGAATGGGCTTAGTAAAATATAAAAAGACCAAGAAAAAGAGCCGTAATCATAGAAGATATCCGGAGCTGTTAATACCTGGAGAAAAGGTGCAGATAGATGTAAAAGAAGTGCCATACAATTGCTTAAGAGGCAAGGCTTTAAGGGACGGAAAGCATTTTTATCAATGGACTGCAATAGATGAATGTACAAGAATGAGATTTGTATATGGGTTTGAAGAACATACACCGGAAAACTCAACTAAATTCTTGAAAATGTTATTAAAAGAATTTCCGTTTAAAATAAAACGGTTCAAACAGATAACGGAAGAGAGTTCACATATAAATATCAAAGCAGTGAAGTGA
- a CDS encoding SWIM zinc finger family protein has translation MGILNQARASVIWRGYEYYKDKKVINFRKESDSVFYGSVKGTTTYDVKIDINHTVKNTYCNCPFAKDNRKICKHMVALYFTAFPNEAERYIKNVEEERIEERFNEMYGYPDEDFEDYEDNEEIKDSFIYEVISDYVNQLSVSELRSKLIDALIELYGKDFP, from the coding sequence ATGGGTATTTTAAATCAAGCAAGAGCCTCTGTTATATGGAGAGGTTATGAATATTATAAAGATAAAAAAGTAATCAATTTCCGTAAAGAATCTGACTCTGTTTTTTATGGTAGTGTTAAGGGTACTACTACATATGATGTTAAGATAGATATTAATCATACTGTAAAGAATACATATTGTAACTGTCCATTTGCTAAAGATAATCGAAAAATTTGCAAACATATGGTTGCATTGTATTTTACTGCTTTTCCTAATGAAGCTGAACGGTATATTAAAAATGTTGAAGAAGAAAGAATAGAAGAAAGATTTAACGAAATGTATGGTTATCCTGATGAAGATTTTGAAGACTATGAAGATAATGAAGAAATAAAAGATTCATTTATATATGAGGTTATTTCGGATTATGTTAATCAACTTTCTGTTTCAGAACTTCGTTCTAAATTAATTGATGCACTAATAGAACTTTACGGTAAAGATTTTCCTTAA
- a CDS encoding L,D-transpeptidase family protein has translation MKRKKEKVLSLVLCIAVILSSMFAFNFSFSVFADDNTGGDTTSSTPTTTLNNTLPTDHTTTTTTTTDHTTTTKPTTTKPTTTKPVVKPISVGNISNLKVSKIASNYITVKWNKSKNATNYKVEYRKVGSNQKWYYVNTVKSNTANVTKLSENTLYYIKVTPMIFKDKKNYYGKNATVKSSTATSKVTGLKVTDNGKKISIKWNRNKNVTGYKVYRASGVSNGKYVYYKTIKKNSTTTFTDNKVSTGKIYYYKLKAYRTYNNYGTVVSNYSNAVMSTCGLYATTVKTKSELSKITVTWSKVPAATGYKVYQSTNSNRKSFKCVAKTTSRSFTTGKLSRNKTYYFQVQPYKTYKGKELKPTVSPKIKSQKATSTIFGQDVGNTYIEINIKQQHMWFYINGKLYVDTPVVTGMADGVHDTPKGVHTIFVHQSPSRLVGDTWDVVVQYWMQFTADGCGIHDSTWRASYEYGGNTYLTDGSHGCVNTPLDKVAKIFKKAHNGTIVVVH, from the coding sequence ATGAAAAGAAAGAAAGAAAAAGTTTTGAGTCTTGTTCTTTGTATTGCAGTTATATTAAGTTCAATGTTCGCATTTAACTTTAGTTTCTCGGTATTTGCCGATGACAATACCGGTGGCGACACTACCTCATCAACTCCTACCACTACATTAAACAACACTTTACCAACAGATCATACAACAACTACAACAACTACAACAGATCATACAACAACTACAAAGCCTACTACTACAAAACCTACTACTACAAAACCGGTTGTAAAGCCAATTTCTGTTGGTAATATATCAAACCTAAAGGTTTCAAAGATTGCTTCAAATTACATTACAGTAAAATGGAACAAATCTAAGAATGCAACTAACTATAAGGTTGAATACAGAAAAGTTGGTAGCAACCAAAAGTGGTACTATGTAAATACTGTTAAATCAAATACTGCTAATGTTACTAAGCTATCAGAAAATACTCTTTACTACATCAAGGTAACACCTATGATATTTAAGGATAAAAAGAATTACTATGGCAAAAATGCTACAGTAAAATCTTCTACTGCTACAAGCAAGGTTACAGGCTTAAAGGTAACTGATAACGGTAAAAAAATTTCTATTAAGTGGAATAGAAATAAGAATGTAACAGGTTATAAAGTATATCGTGCAAGTGGTGTTAGTAACGGTAAATATGTTTACTATAAGACAATCAAAAAGAATAGCACAACTACCTTTACCGACAATAAAGTTAGCACCGGTAAAATCTACTACTACAAATTAAAGGCATATCGCACTTATAACAATTATGGCACTGTTGTTTCTAACTATTCTAATGCTGTAATGAGTACTTGTGGCTTATATGCAACAACTGTTAAAACTAAGAGTGAATTAAGCAAAATCACAGTTACTTGGTCAAAAGTTCCTGCAGCTACAGGCTACAAGGTATATCAATCAACTAATAGCAACAGAAAAAGCTTTAAGTGTGTTGCAAAGACTACAAGCAGAAGTTTTACCACCGGAAAACTATCAAGAAACAAAACTTACTATTTCCAGGTTCAGCCTTACAAAACATACAAAGGCAAGGAACTAAAACCTACTGTTTCCCCTAAGATTAAGTCACAAAAGGCAACAAGTACAATCTTTGGTCAAGATGTTGGCAATACATATATTGAAATCAACATTAAGCAACAACATATGTGGTTCTACATTAACGGAAAGCTTTATGTAGATACACCGGTTGTAACAGGTATGGCTGATGGTGTTCATGATACACCAAAGGGTGTTCATACAATCTTTGTTCATCAGTCCCCATCAAGACTGGTTGGTGACACATGGGATGTTGTTGTACAATATTGGATGCAGTTTACTGCTGATGGTTGTGGTATTCACGACTCAACATGGAGAGCAAGTTATGAATATGGTGGCAATACTTACCTAACTGATGGTTCTCATGGTTGTGTTAACACACCACTTGATAAGGTTGCAAAAATCTTTAAGAAAGCTCATAACGGCACAATTGTTGTTGTTCATTAA
- a CDS encoding helix-turn-helix domain-containing protein produces MNIITQEAKKKQAIVKYALRKGKSEASRVYGVSLSSVKRWCKQYDGTWQSLLPKSRRPHSHPNRHTKEKKDKLEILLKVL; encoded by the coding sequence ATGAATATAATAACACAAGAAGCAAAGAAAAAGCAAGCCATAGTAAAATACGCACTAAGAAAAGGAAAAAGCGAAGCAAGTAGAGTGTACGGTGTAAGTCTTTCAAGCGTAAAGAGATGGTGTAAACAATATGACGGTACCTGGCAATCGCTATTGCCTAAATCACGCAGACCACATAGTCATCCCAACAGACACACAAAAGAGAAGAAAGACAAATTAGAAATTCTTTTAAAAGTGCTATGA
- a CDS encoding YARHG domain-containing protein, with protein sequence MKKFIPFLILTLTVVLTFCGCQNPLNYFSEEPTSTTTPTTEETTFQGNSEVVTLAKSSTEPSSSKEYNYHSDLLGATFVLPQTWENKYAVTEESNNYGGSSVTFYEKDNHSLDQSLGEIFTYNLFPTDEYKTGANFTEYGTVTIGDTTYYLVCTTPTEKKYSTKNKNMKKAYDALNKESDIQLICNSVVFDGGYPIDKNGASTTMASSSTDTTDPSATSVTKANRSSDNVGLVFPDISSRKLTSADLKGKSADDIQTAINDICALHGYNFTTDSIKKHYQQFSWYKPSGNYSESTFNDIEKYNYSFLQKAR encoded by the coding sequence ATGAAAAAGTTTATTCCATTTTTAATTTTAACTTTAACAGTTGTACTTACTTTTTGTGGTTGTCAAAATCCATTAAATTATTTTTCAGAAGAACCAACATCCACAACTACACCTACAACTGAGGAAACAACATTTCAGGGTAATTCAGAGGTGGTTACACTTGCAAAGTCATCAACGGAACCATCTTCTTCAAAAGAATATAATTATCATTCAGATTTATTAGGTGCAACATTTGTTTTGCCACAGACTTGGGAAAATAAATATGCCGTTACAGAAGAGTCAAATAATTATGGTGGTTCATCAGTTACTTTTTATGAAAAGGACAACCATAGTCTTGACCAAAGCTTAGGTGAAATTTTTACCTACAATTTATTCCCAACAGATGAATACAAGACCGGTGCTAATTTTACCGAATATGGCACAGTAACAATAGGGGATACTACTTATTACTTAGTGTGTACAACACCGACAGAAAAGAAATATAGCACTAAAAATAAGAATATGAAAAAGGCATATGATGCACTTAATAAAGAAAGTGATATTCAGCTAATTTGTAATAGTGTTGTGTTTGATGGTGGTTATCCAATTGATAAGAATGGCGCATCAACAACAATGGCATCAAGTTCAACAGATACCACAGACCCATCAGCAACTTCTGTCACTAAAGCAAATAGAAGTAGTGATAATGTGGGTTTAGTGTTCCCTGATATTTCAAGCAGAAAGTTAACTTCAGCAGATCTAAAGGGTAAATCAGCTGATGATATTCAAACTGCTATTAATGATATTTGTGCCTTACATGGTTACAACTTTACTACCGACTCAATTAAGAAACATTACCAGCAGTTTAGTTGGTATAAACCATCCGGTAATTATTCAGAATCTACCTTTAATGATATTGAGAAGTATAATTATTCATTCCTACAAAAGGCTAGATAA